A part of Tachyglossus aculeatus isolate mTacAcu1 chromosome X3, mTacAcu1.pri, whole genome shotgun sequence genomic DNA contains:
- the IRX2 gene encoding iroquois-class homeodomain protein IRX-2 yields MSYPQGYLYQGPGSLALYSCPAYGASALATPRSEELARASAGSAFSPYPGSAAFSAQAATGFTSPLHYSSDPATGFPSYMGSPYDAHTTGMTGAIGYHPYGSPAYPYQLNDPAYRKNATRDATATLKAWLQEHRKNPYPTKGEKIMLAIITKMTLTQVSTWFANARRRLKKENKMTWAPRNKSEDEDEDEGEGARSKEDSPDKAQESNETSAEDEGISLHVDSLTDHSCSAESDGEKLTGLGPEPKDKYEDLEEDEEDEEEEEEEEEEEEEEEGERLGPPGKVVTSSPLTGVEAPVLDRPTTPGKALDHRLSPSVQPNAKPKLWSLAEIATSDLKHQGLGQQACPPTTPLSGAPPSAYPASSLLGRHIYYTSPFYGNYTNYGNFNALQSQGILRYNSAAVAANEGLGQTGLHAGPGHKQNGDSLKTSPHQLDTHYRPSGYEPKKDSTEVCTVGVQPYL; encoded by the exons ATGTCCTACCCCCAGGGCTACCTGTACCAAGGGCCGGGCTCCCTTGCTCTGTACTCGTGCCCAGCGTACGGGGCCTCGGCGCTGGCGACTCCCAGGAGCGAGGAGCTGGCCCGGGCCTCGGCCGGCTCCGCCTTCAGCCCCTACCCGGGATCCGCGGCCTTCTCCGCCCAGGCGGCCACCGGCTTCACCAGCCCTCTGCACTACTCCTCTGACCCGGCCACGGGATTCCCCTCCTACATG GGTTCGCCTTACGATGCCCACACGACGGGGATGACTGGGGCCATCGGCTACCACCCTTACGGTAGCCCAGCCTACCCTTACCAGCTGAACGACCCCGCTTACAGGAAGAACGCCACCCGCGATGCCACGGCCACGCTGAAGGCCTGGCTGCAGGAGCACCGCAAGAACCCCTACCCCACCAAGGGCGAGAAGATCATGCTGGCCATCATCACCAAGATGACCCTCACCCAGGTGTCCACCTGGTTCGCCAACGCCCGGCGCCGGCTGAAGAAGGAGAACAAGATGACGTGGGCCCCGAGGAACAAAagcgaggatgaggatgaggatgaaggggagggggcgaggagtaAAGAGGACAGTCCCGACAAGGCGCAGGAGAGCAACGAGACGTCGGCGGAGGATGAAG GGATCAGCCTGCACGTGGACTCTCTGACCGACCACTCCTGCTCGGCCGAATCGGATGGGGAGAAGCTGACCGGTCTCGGGCCCGAGCCCAAGGACAAGTacgaggatctggaggaggacgaggaggacgaggaggaggaggaggaggaggaggaagaggaggaggaggaggagggagagcggctAGGCCCTCCGGGAAAGGTCGTGACCTCGTCTCCACTGACGGGCGTGGAGGCGCCGGTCCTGGACCGTCCGACGACCCCCGGCAAGGCGCTGGACCACCGACTCTCCCCCAGCGTCCAGCCCAACGCCAAGCCCAAGCTGTGGTCCCTGGCCGAGATCGCCACCTCAGACCTCAAGCACCAGGGCCTGGGCCAGCAGGCCTGCCCCCCGACCACCCCGCTGTCCGGGGCACCGCCTTCGGCCTACCCCGCGTCCTCCCTCCTGGGAAGGCATATTTATTACACGTCGCCCTTCTACGGCAACTACACGAACTATGGGAACTTTAATGCGCTCCAGAGCCAGGGGATCCTGCGGTACAACTCGGCAGCCGTGGCTGCCAACGAGGGATTGGGTCAGACGGGCCTCCACGCCGGGCCCGGCCACAAGCAGAACGGGGACTCTTTGAAAACCAGCCCTCACCAGCTGGACACGCATTACAGGCCCTCCGGTTACGAGCCCAAGAAAG ATTCCACTGAAGTCTGCACAGTAGGAGTACAACCGTACCTATAG